From Hyalangium ruber, the proteins below share one genomic window:
- a CDS encoding sigma-54-dependent transcriptional regulator, whose product MTAEAGEAHRTEVAIVEDERNLRELYLDVLSARGLHVVPLESVAQAEAYLSQRAPDLLVLDVKLGDGDGLVLLDKLRSQGSRTPVIVVTAFGTVERAVQALRAGAADFLVKPFSNERLVSAVAAALEAGRRWEELELAAPKLEARKAPGGELVGTEGGLKDVAALLPRVAASDATVLVRGESGTGKELVARAIHAASPRMDGPFVSVNCAALPASLLESELFGFERGAFTGAHARRKGLIEAADGGTLFLDEIGDMALEAQSRLLRVLQERELTRIGGREAVRVDLRVISATHRDLDAMASGGQFRADLLYRLAVIPIHLPALRERAEDIPGLIEHFLDKHATRKGLRVPRPDSEVLRRAVAYPWPGNVRELENFVERAVVLGRFDGESLRVPTKAPPPMAAREEPRVSEVAPAPEEAGSVATLREAVARAERAAVVAALQAARGQKTVAARLLGVSYKTLFNKIHEHDIREELHIG is encoded by the coding sequence ATGACAGCCGAGGCAGGCGAGGCGCACCGGACCGAGGTGGCCATCGTCGAGGACGAGCGCAACCTGCGCGAGCTCTACCTGGACGTGCTGAGCGCGCGAGGGCTGCACGTGGTGCCGCTCGAGTCGGTGGCGCAGGCGGAGGCGTACCTGTCCCAGCGCGCGCCGGACCTGCTGGTGCTGGACGTGAAGCTGGGGGACGGGGACGGGCTGGTGCTGCTCGACAAGCTCCGGTCCCAGGGGTCGCGCACTCCGGTCATCGTGGTGACGGCCTTCGGCACGGTGGAGCGCGCGGTGCAGGCGCTGCGCGCGGGGGCGGCGGATTTCCTCGTGAAGCCGTTCAGCAACGAGCGGCTGGTGTCCGCGGTGGCGGCGGCGCTGGAGGCCGGGCGGCGCTGGGAGGAGCTGGAGCTGGCGGCGCCGAAGCTCGAGGCGCGCAAGGCACCCGGCGGCGAGCTCGTCGGCACCGAGGGCGGATTGAAGGACGTGGCGGCGCTGTTGCCCCGGGTGGCCGCCTCGGACGCCACCGTGCTGGTGCGTGGCGAGTCCGGCACTGGCAAAGAGCTGGTGGCCCGCGCCATCCACGCCGCCTCGCCCCGCATGGACGGGCCCTTCGTCTCCGTGAACTGCGCGGCGCTGCCGGCCTCGCTGCTGGAGTCCGAGCTGTTCGGCTTCGAGCGCGGCGCCTTCACGGGCGCTCATGCTCGGCGCAAGGGCCTCATCGAAGCAGCCGACGGAGGCACGCTCTTCCTGGACGAGATCGGCGACATGGCGCTGGAGGCCCAGTCGCGCCTGCTGCGCGTGCTCCAGGAGCGGGAGCTCACCCGCATCGGTGGACGCGAGGCGGTGCGGGTGGACCTGCGTGTCATCTCCGCCACGCACCGGGACCTCGACGCCATGGCCTCGGGAGGCCAGTTCCGCGCGGACCTGCTCTACCGGCTGGCGGTCATCCCCATCCACCTGCCCGCGCTGCGAGAGCGCGCCGAGGACATCCCCGGCCTCATCGAGCACTTCCTGGACAAGCACGCGACGCGCAAGGGCCTGCGCGTGCCCCGCCCGGACTCCGAGGTGCTGCGGCGCGCGGTGGCGTACCCCTGGCCCGGCAACGTGCGCGAGCTGGAGAACTTCGTCGAGCGCGCCGTGGTGCTCGGTCGCTTCGATGGGGAGTCGCTCCGGGTCCCCACGAAGGCCCCACCTCCCATGGCTGCGCGAGAGGAGCCCCGGGTCTCCGAGGTGGCACCCGCACCGGAGGAAGCCGGCTCCGTCGCGACGCTGCGGGAGGCCGTGGCCCGCGCGGAACGTGCCGCCGTCGTCGCCGCGCTCCAGGCGGCGCGAGGGCAGAAGACGGTGGCCGCCCGACTCTTGGGGGTGAGCTACAAGACCCTCTTCAACAAGATCCACGAGCACGACATCCGCGAGGAGCTGCACATCGGCTGA
- a CDS encoding GAF domain-containing sensor histidine kinase has translation MSDPASDPENARRERLWHTLEQLLALPAAELRPTLDRAAQLIGDILRADKVDVFVLEPQTQTLVALGVSDTPMGRQQKRLGLDRLQLANRGRVVEVFETGKPWHTGHQDEDPEELPGIKFGLGIRSAIAAAIELGGVRRGVLECSSAQPDFFSLDDLRFVETVARWLGMVAHRAELVEQLTRSAAEQGRRAAADELITVFAHDMGNHLFSLRTRIELIHKRAERENATNYLRDALAASRVLEALTRLTSDLLDVGRLDQGLFALRSQPVDLVRLVEEVAAAATSPRTEVQRRGPEELVVVADPERLRQALSNLVANALKHSPAGLPVVVEALRQVRDDGTWAVLIVSDQGPGIAPHLLPRLFERFSRGPGSSGLGLGLYLARQIAIAHGGTLEVHSAPGKGARFELAFPVDREALPGVVR, from the coding sequence GTGTCCGACCCTGCCTCTGACCCCGAGAACGCGCGACGCGAACGGCTGTGGCATACCCTGGAGCAGCTCCTCGCCCTGCCAGCGGCGGAGCTGCGCCCCACGTTGGACCGTGCGGCCCAACTCATCGGCGACATCCTCCGTGCCGACAAGGTGGACGTCTTCGTCCTGGAGCCACAGACGCAGACGCTCGTGGCCCTGGGCGTCAGCGACACCCCTATGGGCCGGCAGCAGAAGCGGCTGGGCCTGGACCGGCTGCAGCTGGCCAACCGCGGCCGCGTCGTCGAGGTCTTCGAGACCGGCAAGCCCTGGCACACCGGCCACCAGGACGAGGACCCCGAGGAGCTGCCGGGCATCAAGTTCGGGCTGGGAATCCGGTCCGCCATCGCGGCCGCGATCGAACTGGGCGGGGTGCGGCGCGGGGTGCTGGAGTGCTCCTCGGCGCAGCCCGACTTCTTCTCCCTGGATGACCTGCGCTTCGTGGAGACCGTTGCCCGGTGGCTCGGCATGGTGGCGCACCGGGCCGAGCTCGTGGAGCAGTTGACGCGGAGCGCCGCCGAGCAGGGCCGCCGCGCCGCCGCGGACGAGCTCATCACCGTCTTCGCCCATGACATGGGCAACCACCTGTTCTCGCTGCGCACGCGCATCGAACTCATCCACAAGCGGGCGGAGCGCGAGAACGCCACGAACTACCTGCGCGATGCCCTGGCGGCGAGCCGAGTCCTCGAAGCGCTCACGCGGCTGACGTCTGACCTGCTCGACGTGGGGCGACTGGACCAGGGGCTCTTCGCCTTGCGCTCCCAGCCGGTGGACCTGGTGCGGCTGGTAGAGGAGGTGGCCGCTGCCGCCACGAGCCCCAGAACCGAGGTCCAGCGCCGGGGGCCCGAGGAGCTGGTGGTGGTGGCCGACCCGGAGCGCCTGCGCCAGGCGCTCTCGAACCTCGTCGCCAACGCGCTGAAGCACTCCCCCGCGGGGCTGCCCGTGGTGGTGGAGGCCCTCCGGCAGGTCCGCGACGACGGCACCTGGGCCGTCCTCATCGTCTCCGACCAGGGCCCGGGCATCGCTCCGCACCTGCTGCCCCGGCTGTTCGAGCGCTTCTCGCGGGGCCCGGGCTCCTCGGGGCTGGGGCTCGGCTTGTACCTGGCGCGGCAGATCGCCATCGCCCACGGCGGCACGCTCGAGGTGCATTCGGCGCCGGGCAAGGGCGCGCGCTTCGAGCTCGCCTTCCCCGTGGACCGGGAGGCGCTGCCCGGCGTGGTGCGGTGA
- a CDS encoding zinc-binding alcohol dehydrogenase family protein, translating to MKAVALKRYLPIADPESLLDVELPDPQPQGHDLLVRVHAVSVNPVDTKVRSPKDKTESSPRVLGWDAAGVVEAAGPDVTLFRKGDAVFYAGSITRPGSNSELHLIDERIVGPKPRSLDFAQAAAIPLTALTAHEALFERMAIDLGGRHAGRSLLVINGAGGVGSIAIQLAKLAGLRVIATASRPESQDWCRKMGADHVINHKEDLAAQLRAAGTPEVDYILNTVNTSAYWTVMGDVIKPRGRISSIVETKDPLDLGRLMQKSVSFSWELMFTRPMFGTPDMAEQHQILKQVSEWLDAGRLRTTLTEKLSPISAATLREAHAKLESGKMVGKLALEGWR from the coding sequence ATGAAGGCCGTTGCCCTGAAGCGCTACCTGCCCATCGCCGATCCCGAGTCCCTGCTCGATGTGGAGCTGCCCGACCCTCAGCCCCAGGGGCATGACCTGCTCGTGCGCGTCCACGCCGTCTCCGTCAACCCCGTGGACACCAAGGTCCGCTCCCCCAAGGACAAGACCGAGTCCTCCCCCCGCGTGCTCGGCTGGGACGCCGCTGGCGTGGTGGAGGCCGCAGGCCCCGACGTCACCCTCTTCCGCAAAGGCGACGCCGTCTTCTACGCGGGCAGCATCACCCGCCCCGGCAGCAACAGTGAGCTGCACCTCATCGACGAGCGCATCGTCGGGCCCAAGCCCCGCTCGCTCGACTTCGCCCAGGCCGCCGCCATCCCCCTCACCGCCCTCACCGCCCATGAGGCCCTCTTCGAGCGCATGGCCATCGACCTGGGCGGCCGCCACGCGGGCCGCTCCCTGCTCGTCATCAACGGCGCCGGCGGCGTCGGCTCCATCGCCATCCAGCTCGCCAAGCTCGCCGGGCTGCGCGTCATCGCCACCGCCTCCCGCCCCGAGTCCCAGGACTGGTGCCGCAAGATGGGCGCCGACCACGTCATCAACCACAAGGAGGACCTCGCCGCCCAGCTTCGCGCCGCCGGCACCCCCGAGGTCGACTACATCCTCAACACCGTCAACACCTCCGCCTACTGGACGGTGATGGGCGATGTCATCAAACCGCGCGGGCGCATCTCCTCCATCGTCGAGACCAAGGACCCGCTGGACCTCGGGCGGCTGATGCAGAAGAGCGTGAGCTTCTCCTGGGAGCTCATGTTCACCCGCCCCATGTTCGGCACCCCCGACATGGCCGAGCAGCACCAGATCCTCAAGCAGGTGTCCGAGTGGCTCGACGCCGGCCGCCTGCGCACCACGCTCACCGAGAAGCTCTCCCCCATCTCCGCCGCCACCCTGCGCGAGGCGCACGCGAAGCTCGAGTCCGGGAAGATGGTGGGCAAGCTCGCCCTCGAAGGCTGGCGCTGA
- a CDS encoding restriction endonuclease fold toxin 5 domain-containing protein: MRLDTGHGEPLKYEPPTRNKSIKVDKGDFEDALARLVVEVPLTLRPARAGGLVRASTSSLHEEDAPWQHLLRKSVEGLCEAGQPKKDCLSLLDDVMGLSDTDKLVVALGLSFAPMRESIEEAVRDTLTPRFFYAAIATSMVTWVVLAANPEPVFTKAAAVVSAVMLMYLGVDAFLDMVKASFELKRATAQATTFEELEAAAQRFGRVIGVQSSRVFILAVTVLVSRGTAGSASWLASRLPLLPSFSEAAVLGASQVNLRLEAVGQVSAVAVVEGNLVISLAPTAMAMSAMGSGGNSGPGGPASGGPGEWVQVNEGMSESARGYQAQVTGAPRGYAYRVRRGGEEADFDGFHDGVLLEAKGPNYAQFFDNKLDPEKFFTGVEAILGQARRQLVVAQGTPIRWLVAEEKFAAALSKLFQGRKLRIQVVHVPPTP; this comes from the coding sequence GTGCGCCTCGACACGGGACATGGGGAGCCGCTGAAGTACGAGCCGCCCACCAGGAACAAGTCCATCAAGGTAGACAAGGGCGACTTCGAGGATGCGCTGGCGCGGCTGGTGGTGGAGGTGCCTCTGACCCTCCGCCCCGCTCGGGCAGGTGGGTTGGTGAGAGCCTCCACCTCCTCGCTCCACGAGGAGGACGCGCCATGGCAGCACCTGCTGCGCAAGAGCGTCGAAGGCTTATGCGAGGCAGGCCAGCCGAAAAAGGACTGCCTGTCGCTGCTCGACGATGTGATGGGCCTGAGTGATACGGACAAGCTGGTAGTGGCACTGGGCCTGTCATTTGCTCCCATGCGAGAGAGCATCGAGGAAGCGGTGCGGGACACGCTCACACCGAGGTTCTTCTACGCCGCCATCGCCACCAGCATGGTGACCTGGGTCGTCCTGGCGGCCAACCCCGAGCCGGTATTCACCAAGGCTGCGGCGGTGGTGTCAGCGGTGATGCTGATGTACCTGGGAGTAGACGCCTTCCTGGACATGGTGAAGGCGAGCTTCGAGCTGAAGCGGGCCACGGCCCAGGCCACCACCTTCGAGGAGCTGGAGGCCGCCGCCCAACGCTTTGGCCGTGTCATCGGGGTACAGAGCTCACGTGTCTTCATCCTCGCGGTGACGGTGCTGGTGAGCCGGGGCACGGCCGGAAGCGCTTCCTGGCTGGCCTCGAGGTTACCGCTGCTGCCGAGCTTCTCAGAGGCGGCGGTGCTGGGGGCCTCACAAGTGAACCTGAGGCTGGAAGCAGTAGGGCAGGTGAGCGCGGTGGCGGTGGTGGAAGGCAACCTCGTCATCTCCCTGGCCCCTACCGCAATGGCCATGTCCGCAATGGGCTCGGGAGGGAATTCGGGGCCGGGTGGCCCCGCCTCCGGCGGTCCGGGAGAGTGGGTCCAGGTGAATGAGGGCATGTCCGAGAGTGCCCGCGGCTATCAGGCCCAAGTGACAGGAGCGCCTCGCGGCTATGCCTACCGGGTCAGGAGAGGTGGAGAGGAAGCGGACTTCGACGGCTTCCATGACGGAGTCCTGCTGGAGGCGAAGGGACCGAACTACGCGCAGTTCTTCGACAACAAGCTCGACCCGGAGAAGTTCTTCACGGGTGTTGAGGCCATTCTCGGGCAGGCTCGACGTCAGCTCGTCGTCGCGCAGGGAACTCCCATCCGATGGCTCGTTGCCGAGGAGAAGTTCGCGGCGGCGCTGAGCAAGCTGTTCCAGGGTAGAAAGCTTCGCATCCAGGTCGTTCATGTTCCCCCCACTCCGTAA
- a CDS encoding immunity 52 family protein, translating to MIETYYAGAYWLARHESAEACARRAEALFERLGRIEPTWRHWYETGSSFAEARERPFTPDTASFKALFERKQNRMGDGFSFWLWTGDSPEETTSVDGFCGSASFVPPPVCVFKPPSEGPLAHRVLTSAVLSEVVRAMALAWEPEWCVATSEQHRDMLANHGEVPDVFVGWVMYFSRQRGPVPPLPASVRVEPVEDKGTLILLTPERFTASNPEHVALAVRVQELLDAAGLLRPLQPG from the coding sequence ATGATCGAGACCTACTACGCGGGTGCTTACTGGTTGGCTCGCCACGAATCCGCCGAGGCATGCGCCCGGCGCGCGGAAGCCCTCTTTGAACGTCTCGGTCGCATCGAGCCGACGTGGCGGCACTGGTACGAGACGGGGAGTTCCTTCGCGGAAGCCCGCGAGCGACCGTTCACCCCTGACACCGCGAGCTTCAAGGCGCTCTTCGAGCGGAAGCAGAACCGCATGGGGGATGGGTTCAGCTTCTGGCTGTGGACGGGTGACAGTCCCGAGGAGACCACGAGCGTCGATGGGTTCTGCGGCTCCGCCAGCTTCGTGCCCCCTCCAGTCTGTGTGTTCAAGCCACCCTCGGAAGGGCCCCTGGCGCACCGGGTGCTGACCTCCGCCGTGCTGAGCGAGGTGGTGCGCGCCATGGCGCTGGCCTGGGAGCCGGAGTGGTGCGTTGCCACCTCCGAGCAACACCGGGACATGCTGGCGAACCATGGGGAAGTGCCAGACGTCTTCGTGGGCTGGGTGATGTACTTCTCACGCCAGCGTGGCCCCGTGCCTCCGCTGCCGGCCTCGGTGCGCGTCGAACCCGTGGAGGACAAGGGCACCCTCATCCTCCTCACCCCGGAGCGCTTTACCGCCTCGAACCCGGAGCACGTCGCCCTGGCAGTACGTGTTCAAGAGCTGCTCGACGCGGCCGGGTTGTTGCGCCCGCTTCAGCCCGGGTAG
- a CDS encoding vWA domain-containing protein → MKRNTTMQRLALATLTVALGLTVGAGCAMKAPMHEPRAPANTEQSGTEELVVTTGYSSPRSVTEVEESTDYSGLAVVNGKPYADMYFKHYGVNPTIDTEEESVSTFSIDVDTASYTLARAYLSRGHLPEEEAIRVEEFINAFRYDYADPGKAPFGVQVEAFPSPNRRGYHVLHVGLKGREVSQSERLPANLVFTIDVSGSMAMEHRLGLVKRALTLLVDQLDGRDTLSIVVYGNEARTVLEPTRLANRPRIYEAIQALRPEGSTNVQAGLKLAYAIAAAQVRKGTVSRVILCSDGVANNGVTDGDGIFDSVKEYAQKGVRLTTVGFGMGNYNDVLMERLAQVGDGQYAYVDRVPEAKRLFVDQLTGTLQLIARDVKVQLEFDPSVVSRYRLIGFENRLLNKQDFANDQVDAGDMGAGHTVTALYEVKFRDTAARSASAFASLRIRYKDPSTRLQAGDSQLVEKALPTAIVRGSLEAASGPSQLSLVVGLFAEKLRGSYWARTVTYEDLLRLWSQLPERLRTREDVTELRELIHQARTYDRREDRFERTAPVANMDFDHIPVVR, encoded by the coding sequence ATGAAGAGGAACACGACGATGCAGAGGCTCGCGCTGGCCACGCTCACGGTGGCTCTGGGACTCACGGTGGGAGCCGGCTGCGCCATGAAGGCGCCCATGCACGAGCCCCGCGCGCCCGCCAACACCGAGCAGAGCGGCACCGAGGAGCTCGTGGTCACCACCGGGTACAGCAGCCCGCGCTCCGTCACGGAGGTCGAGGAGTCCACGGACTACTCGGGCCTGGCGGTGGTGAACGGCAAGCCGTACGCGGACATGTACTTCAAGCACTACGGGGTGAACCCGACCATCGACACGGAGGAGGAGAGTGTCTCCACCTTCTCCATCGACGTGGACACGGCCTCGTACACGTTGGCGCGGGCGTACCTGTCACGCGGCCACCTGCCGGAGGAGGAGGCCATCCGGGTGGAGGAGTTCATCAATGCCTTCCGCTACGACTACGCGGACCCGGGCAAGGCCCCGTTCGGGGTGCAGGTGGAGGCGTTCCCCTCGCCCAACCGCCGGGGCTACCACGTGCTGCACGTGGGGCTCAAAGGGCGCGAGGTGAGTCAGTCCGAGCGCTTGCCCGCGAACCTGGTCTTCACCATCGACGTGTCGGGCTCGATGGCGATGGAGCACCGGCTGGGGCTGGTGAAGCGCGCGTTGACGCTGTTGGTGGATCAGCTGGACGGGCGGGACACGCTGTCCATCGTCGTCTACGGCAACGAGGCGCGCACGGTGCTGGAGCCCACGCGGCTCGCGAACCGTCCGCGCATCTACGAGGCCATCCAGGCGCTGCGGCCGGAGGGCTCCACCAACGTGCAGGCGGGGTTGAAGCTGGCCTATGCCATCGCGGCGGCCCAGGTGCGCAAGGGCACGGTGAGCCGCGTCATCCTCTGCTCGGACGGGGTGGCGAACAACGGCGTCACGGACGGGGACGGCATCTTCGACTCGGTGAAGGAGTACGCACAGAAGGGCGTGCGGCTCACCACGGTGGGCTTCGGCATGGGCAACTACAACGACGTGCTGATGGAGCGGCTGGCGCAGGTGGGAGACGGGCAGTACGCCTACGTGGACCGAGTCCCGGAGGCGAAGCGCCTCTTCGTGGATCAGCTCACGGGCACGTTGCAGCTCATCGCCCGGGACGTGAAGGTGCAGCTGGAGTTCGACCCGTCGGTGGTCTCTCGCTACCGGCTGATCGGCTTCGAGAACCGGCTGCTGAACAAGCAGGACTTCGCCAACGACCAGGTGGACGCGGGGGACATGGGCGCGGGGCACACGGTGACGGCGCTCTACGAGGTGAAGTTCCGGGACACGGCGGCGCGGTCGGCCAGCGCCTTCGCGTCCCTGCGCATCCGCTACAAGGATCCGTCCACGCGGCTGCAGGCGGGAGACTCCCAGCTGGTGGAGAAGGCGCTGCCCACGGCCATCGTCCGCGGGAGCCTGGAGGCGGCCTCCGGACCCTCGCAGCTGTCGCTGGTGGTGGGGCTGTTCGCCGAGAAGCTGCGCGGCTCGTACTGGGCGCGCACGGTGACGTACGAGGACCTGCTTCGGCTGTGGTCGCAACTGCCCGAGCGCCTGCGCACCCGCGAGGACGTCACCGAGCTGCGCGAGCTCATCCACCAGGCCCGGACGTACGACCGGCGCGAGGACAGGTTCGAGCGGACGGCGCCGGTGGCGAACATGGACTTCGACCACATACCGGTGGTGCGCTAG
- a CDS encoding sensor histidine kinase produces the protein MWRRLLPTLVAIGIGLAVLTAGLVSLHGIFVREREEGRRALEDRRRALEQYARRALTETLREKLEAASTRLERAEADPLEEDTNLLLFRGGRQLLPRIAAPREDGATPATKLHAALEAEGPAALAAKEDEPEDPWAERLVLMGRFLAALKASERPAIESTLREWLAHRSRFVLPVAKDTAATVWLLERFQAKGNPDPVLMRLLLRDGVQGTGGSRVEGLQRVLLERRESFGREDFTFLRERIARLSELTHVDFVDFNARATAEPGARVQLSASLEEPQLRPDGWYIEPRGTSGIRGVRVNAAELVESVRGEMRERGLLEDGDRLELSRTDTPVPVSTLAVGLESPRMVAAVAELESGYRLKALLLGLSGALALALIGLAVLAHERKVRFLALRSEFVSTVSHELRTPLSAIRVMAETLERRVGGLPGAGNYPSRIISEADALGRLVENILTYNRLEKGRWEARREQVPLAELVQRVVEDAGAQNTTQVALKTEGLQGLSVPGDPELLRMLFSNLVHNACRYTTRTPVELRVEARPGGATVVYLSDNGVGIPQESWEAAFEEFRRLRREGLPARGGSGLGLAICRRIMSLHGGAIRVAASSPEGTTFELTFPSA, from the coding sequence ATGTGGCGCCGGCTCCTGCCCACGCTGGTGGCCATCGGCATCGGGCTCGCGGTGCTCACCGCGGGCCTGGTGTCGCTGCACGGCATCTTCGTGCGCGAGCGTGAGGAGGGCCGGCGGGCGCTGGAGGACCGACGCCGAGCGCTGGAGCAGTACGCGCGGCGGGCGCTGACGGAGACGCTACGGGAAAAACTGGAGGCGGCCAGCACCCGCCTGGAGCGGGCGGAGGCGGATCCGCTGGAGGAGGACACGAACCTCCTGCTCTTCCGGGGAGGGCGCCAGCTCTTGCCCCGAATCGCCGCGCCGCGCGAGGACGGAGCCACCCCGGCCACGAAGCTCCACGCCGCGCTGGAGGCGGAAGGGCCGGCGGCACTCGCCGCGAAGGAGGACGAGCCGGAGGACCCGTGGGCGGAGCGGCTGGTGTTGATGGGGCGCTTCCTCGCGGCGCTGAAGGCCTCCGAGCGCCCGGCCATCGAGAGCACGCTGCGCGAGTGGCTGGCCCACCGCTCGCGCTTCGTGCTGCCGGTGGCGAAGGACACGGCGGCGACGGTGTGGCTGCTGGAGCGCTTCCAGGCCAAGGGCAATCCGGATCCGGTGCTGATGCGGCTGCTGCTCCGGGACGGAGTGCAGGGGACGGGAGGCTCCCGGGTGGAGGGACTCCAGCGGGTGCTCCTGGAGCGGCGGGAGTCCTTCGGCCGAGAGGACTTCACCTTCCTCCGCGAGCGCATCGCCCGGCTCTCGGAGCTGACGCACGTGGACTTCGTGGACTTCAACGCGCGAGCGACGGCCGAGCCGGGGGCGCGCGTCCAGCTCTCGGCCTCGTTGGAGGAGCCGCAGCTCCGACCGGACGGCTGGTACATCGAGCCGCGGGGCACGAGCGGAATCCGAGGCGTGCGGGTGAACGCCGCCGAGCTGGTGGAGTCGGTGCGAGGCGAGATGCGGGAGCGAGGACTGCTGGAGGACGGGGATCGGCTGGAGCTGTCGCGCACGGACACGCCGGTGCCGGTCTCCACGCTGGCGGTGGGGCTGGAGTCGCCGCGCATGGTGGCGGCGGTGGCGGAGCTGGAGTCCGGCTATCGGCTCAAGGCGCTGCTGTTGGGGCTGAGCGGAGCGCTGGCGCTGGCCCTCATCGGCCTGGCGGTGCTGGCGCACGAGCGCAAGGTGCGCTTCCTGGCGCTGCGCTCGGAGTTCGTCTCCACGGTGTCCCACGAGCTGCGCACGCCGCTGTCGGCCATCCGGGTGATGGCGGAGACGCTGGAGCGCCGGGTCGGAGGCCTGCCGGGCGCGGGCAACTACCCCTCGCGCATCATCTCCGAGGCGGACGCGCTGGGCCGGCTGGTGGAGAACATCCTCACCTACAACCGGCTGGAGAAGGGGCGCTGGGAGGCGCGGCGCGAGCAGGTGCCGCTGGCGGAGCTCGTCCAGCGCGTGGTGGAGGATGCGGGAGCGCAGAACACCACCCAGGTGGCGCTGAAGACGGAGGGGCTCCAGGGGCTCTCCGTACCGGGAGACCCGGAGCTGTTGCGGATGCTCTTCTCCAACCTCGTCCACAACGCGTGCCGCTACACCACGCGCACGCCGGTGGAGCTGCGGGTGGAGGCCCGGCCGGGCGGCGCCACGGTGGTGTACCTGAGCGACAACGGGGTGGGAATCCCCCAGGAGAGCTGGGAGGCGGCCTTCGAGGAGTTTCGTCGGTTGCGTCGGGAGGGGCTGCCCGCGCGAGGAGGCAGTGGCCTGGGGCTGGCCATTTGTCGAAGAATCATGTCCCTGCACGGCGGCGCCATCCGGGTGGCCGCCTCGAGCCCTGAAGGCACCACGTTCGAACTCACCTTCCCCTCCGCATGA
- a CDS encoding response regulator transcription factor has protein sequence MSPPTAGPRVLVVEDDPNLRLTLVDNLEEEGYAVQAASTLSEARTLWKAGADVVVLDIMLPDGDGYTLCREMRQAGTSSRVLMLTARTLEDDVVRGFDVGADDYLAKPYRLRELLARIRALSRRGAPATPAAEVLAFDRFRVDLESRRLLDERGQALELTRTEFDLLVYLLRNAGKALTRDQILAAVWGEDTVVDAHTVDNFVSNLRKKLEWTSASRFEIRSVRGVGYRMDLLA, from the coding sequence ATGAGCCCACCCACCGCCGGTCCCCGAGTCCTCGTGGTGGAGGACGATCCGAACCTCCGCCTCACCCTGGTCGACAACCTGGAGGAGGAGGGCTACGCGGTACAGGCCGCGAGTACCCTGTCCGAGGCCCGTACCCTCTGGAAGGCGGGGGCGGACGTGGTGGTGCTGGACATCATGCTGCCGGACGGAGACGGCTACACGCTGTGCCGGGAGATGCGGCAGGCGGGAACCTCCAGCCGGGTGTTGATGCTCACCGCGCGCACGCTGGAGGACGACGTGGTGCGCGGCTTCGACGTGGGCGCGGACGACTACCTGGCCAAGCCCTACCGCCTGCGCGAGCTCCTGGCCCGCATCCGCGCGCTGTCCCGCAGGGGCGCTCCCGCCACGCCCGCCGCCGAGGTGCTCGCCTTCGACCGCTTCCGGGTGGACCTGGAGTCGCGACGGCTCTTGGACGAGCGAGGCCAGGCGCTGGAGCTGACGCGCACCGAGTTCGACCTGCTGGTGTACCTGCTGCGCAACGCGGGCAAGGCGCTCACGCGAGACCAGATCCTCGCCGCGGTGTGGGGCGAGGACACGGTGGTGGACGCGCACACGGTGGACAACTTCGTGTCCAACCTGCGCAAGAAGCTCGAGTGGACGAGCGCCTCGCGCTTCGAGATCCGCTCGGTGCGCGGCGTGGGCTACCGGATGGACCTGCTCGCCTGA